The window CTTCGGCACGAGGTGCTGCATGGCGATGTGACGCTTCTCGAGCGTCGTGTAGCCGGGAAGGTAGATCATCTCCATCCGGtccagcagcggcggcgggatgCTGTCGAGCGTGTTGGCCGTCGCGATGAAGAGGATCTTGGACAGGTCGAGGGGCATGCCCACGTAGTGGTCGTGGAACGTGTGGTTCTGCTCCGggtcgaggacctcgagcaTGGCGGCCGAAGGATCGCCGTGCACGCTCGCGGCACCGATCTTGTCGATCTCGTCCAGGAGGAAGACGGGGTTCGCCACCGCCACCTTGCGCAGCCCCTGGACGATGAGCCccggcatggcggcgacgtagGTCCGACGGTGGCCGCGaatctcggcctcgtctctgacgccgccgagcgagaTGCGATGAAACTTTCGCCCGAGCGCCGTGGCCACCGACTTGGCGAGGCTGGTCTTGCCCACGCCGGGGGGGCCGACGAGAAGCATGATGGGTGATCTGTCCATCATCCGTTGCGACTTGAGAATCTCTACCTTTGCGGCGTGCGCatccggcgccgaggacgacgccgacgagccggacGCGCTGGATGGCTCGGTCGGAGGCTccaacgtcgacggtgcATCTGCTGCATCCACCttggccgagctggccgcttcggcctcggcctcggcccttCGGatcttctcgtcgacggcgtcgttgacCGACTGCTTGAGCCTCAGGACGGCGAGGTACTCCACGAGCCTCTTCTTGACCTTGTCCAAGCCATAGTGGTCGTCGTCCAGCTGCTTGCGAGCCTTGGTCAAGGTTTCGGGGCCGAGCCTTTCGTCGGTGGTAACGGCCCAGGGGATCTCGGACAGCGTTTCGAGCCAGTTCCTCGTCACCTGGTACTCCTGGTTCATCGGCATCATCTTCTTCAGCCGCCGCAGCTCTCTGTCGACCGACTTGGCCACCTCGGGTGGAAGCTGAGCGGCTTGCAGCTTCCCCTTGAGTTCGTCCAGCTCGTTGGCGTCCTGGTCGTCGTTGGCGTCGTTCCCCGGCGGCTGCTGGCCCGCGCCCGGCACAAAGGTCATGCCGGGAACCTGCACGGTCGAGGGCAGCTTTCTCGACTGGTTTTCGTGCAGGCGGTCGAGTATCTGCACAGGCACCGACGTGAAGGTTGTGATTTTGAAGTTGTTCTTGATGCCGCCCACCTGTCGTTCGAGCAGCTCAATCACCTTGGTCATTCTCACcttgacgtcgagggcggccaaGACGCCAAGCTTCTCCTCGTGTGTtgcctcgacgaggttggCCATGAAATCAgcgagcaggccggcctCCTTGATCTCCCTCCTCATGATGAGCATCTCCAGCCGCTTCGTCAGGCCGGGTGAGAGGACGGGGCCGCCCTTGGCGCGCGGCAGGAGGGAGGAGATGCGCAGGATGGTGACGAGCTCACGCGACCGTAGCTTGAGCAGGCCGAATAGGTCCTGAAGCTgcttgtcggcgacgtccaCCGAGTCGTTGAAATAGGTGACCTTTGCTTCGAAGAAAGGGCGGTCGCGCAGGATGCGGTCGACCCTGACGCGGGTAGTCCCTTCGACTCGCAAGGCAaattcgccgccgccgcgtccatcgatgccgacgacctTGGCGGCCACGCCAAAGCCAAAGATGTCTCCCCTACCGGCGGTACCAGGATTGACATTGTCCGTTTGGGAACCGTCCGCCTCGTCTCCGTTGTTCACGAGCAGCTGGCCGGTCGGTCCGAGGAGgggcgaggagagggggaCGCATGCGATggggacgccgtcgatgcggCCGTCGGGACCGTTGGCCGCCGCTCGCTCGTAGACCTGGGCGAGGAGTGCCGGGATGTCAGGTCGGCCCGCGTCGACGGGGATGCGTTGGACGAGGCCTGGAAGGAGGAGGGCTCCTCGGGCAAGCGGTACGACTGGCAGGCTCGCGGTCTGTGGTCTTCCCATGGCGTTGCGAGATTGATCtttggccgtcgagggtcgGGAGTCGAGAGGAAAGGTACGCCACTGGCCGGTGTGTTGGCAGTGGTGTGATGCCAGTACGTTGTATTGCGTGGATGAGAGAGGTTGGTGATGTTGGGAGGgatcgacggcagcgagtgATGATGCAGTGAGGAGCAACGGAGAGGGAAGGAATGCAGCTGTTGACGGTTGGTGGGTGGAGTTTGATGATGGTTGGGTCGGTTCCTCAGCTCCGGATAATGAGAACAGGCCAGAAGCCAAAGCTGGGGGAAGGCCTGGACGTTGAAGCTATACCGTGTGCCATTCGCTTGGGGTAGCTTCTGCCGAGGCTCATCAATCATCGAgagtggggggggggaggctgCTTCTAGTGGACCTCTGGGCTGTCGTCAGTATCCTGAGTTCAAtcaataattacagtactccgtacggagtacagttctccgtactgtacaagtacggagtacgcagcCATTAGCTCAGATAGGGAAATatacgagcacatgtactgtacttaataccTCTGCctgcggccatggccgctgCGCACTACGGAAgaagtacctaagtactgcCTGGTATCATGTGTAtgtagtaatacttgtgGCACACCAGTGCTAGGTACGAGCTACGGAAGTGTtagtacagtgcatgtacatgtacaagcacatgtgccacaggtacggagtacagaagTTCTGGTATTGCTGTcatgctgtacggagtactccctagtgtgtacagtacaagtaggtgtaatactgacaacatgtacttaagtacggagtaagtacagagaACATCCATTGTACAATCACGTGGTAGCACATGTACCAGGTGCTCAGTGATCCGTTCTCCGCACTGCACTGGTGTTTCTTGTCGTATTCTTTCATAGGTAGATACTTCGTCCGATGAAAAAAGGCGCctatttgtacggagtacagtacggagtattacttaccaTGTAGTcctgctgtaagtacggagtattcgtgcaggacttgtacttgcaaatactgtacttacggaccagagtaggtgtacagaaATAATCCGCAcagtatgcaagtacggtactgtacagtacggtacggagtaagtaccagtactaagaacttgtactgtacatgtacttactccgtaactGCACGTACAAATGGAGGGGCAGGCCTCCATCAATTAAACAGGCGCGCTTCGACGCGTCTCCCACAGGCCGTCGTACATCCACCCGTGACTTCTTGCACCTTGCATTCTGCCTCCATTGCATCCCGCCTGCTCCATCCGGCAACATCCATCACCACCAGCAAGCCACGATGTGTACGATGATTCCTCCCTCGAACCGCGATATAAATCTGCTAACCCGCTCCATCGACAGCTGCATACGGCGGACAATCCAAGCCCGCCTACGGCGCACagggtggcgacgatgccggtggcttcttcgccggcggctcgCAGCAGGGCAGCCAATCTGCAGCCGGTGGCAAGGTGCGTGCAAGGACTCCCCTCGGAACTCCCCTCCGGAATCTCGTCGTGCCACCGACAATGTTGGTTCTGACTCGGAACTGCCGCAGGCGTATCAAGATGAATCCCTCCGGCCCGTAACCATCAAGCAgatcctcgaggccgaggaggccttCTCGGGCGCCGACTTCAAAATAGACGGCTCGCCCGTGACGCAAATCACATTCGTCGGCCAGGTGCGCAGCGTGAACCCGCAGCCGACCAACATCACCTTCaagatcgacgacggcaccggccagGTCGAGGTAAAGAAGTGgatcgacgccgacaagcAGGACGAGCCCGACCCCGGCTTCGAGCTCGACTCCTACGTCCGCGTCTGGGGTCGCCTCAAATCCTTCTCCAACAAGCGCCACGTAGGCGCCCACGTCATCcgtcccgtcgccgacttcAACGAGGTCAACTACCACCTCCTCGAGGCCTCCTACGTTCACCTCTTCTTCACCAAAGGgcccctcggcggcgcggcggcgaatGGTGACAGCAtgttcgtcgacggcggcaacggcgccgccgccagcatGGCACCCCAGTCCAACGGCAAGCTCTCCGGCTGCACGGCGCTTGGGAAGAAGATTTTCAACTTCATCAACGACACCCCCGGCGGAAACGAAGGCATGCACCTCAACGTCATCACCAACGGGACGGGCCTATCGGTTCGAGATGTCTTGAcgggtgccgacgagcttctgGGGCAAGGCTTGATCTAcaccaccgtcgacgacgagacctGGGCTATCTTGGAGTACTAGATTGAGCACTGGGTTGAGTACTGGGTTGAGTACTGGGTTGGGGCAGTCTGGAACGGGACGGCGGAAGAGTGCATACTTTGCGCTGTCGGGCTCACTCACAAGCGTCGAGGTACACGAGAGTGCAAAATGGTGTTTTGAGTTTTTACAGCATATAAGAGGTTTCTTGTACTCGGTCATGATGAAATGCTAcattttcttttttttttccatTGGAGGGCACTGTGTCTAGGATAGCAGATGCCTACGGACCCGAAGGGCGCCCACGTCTGCCTACCGCAGCCGGGCACCATGTACAAGATCCATGGAAATGAACGGGCTCTTGTTGAGTGGACGATATCGTGCAAGAAACACTGTCAGAGTACGTAGCAAGAACGTTCTGGTGCGTCGTCCTTGCGATGACGATACATGCATTCCACCTAGAGACACCTCGAAGCATCCGGCACATGCAGTGCGCTGCCAAGTCCGTCATGGTCACCCCCGCAATGGCCGAAATCCGAGGTACGCCAGTCAGCCAACGCTGACGCCTTCCATGCCCGTCTACGCCGACGGCTCGCTACAGCATGCGGCGGATTTCCTGTTCGTTGGTGTACTTttcgaggccctcgtcgaggtgctcCCACCACTCGAACAGCATCGAGTTGCAGATGAGCTTGAACCAGGGCGTGAATTTGAGGCTGGGGTTCCCGAAAAGCTGCTTGAGCTTGTCGGCGCTAACGTACTGCGTAGCCTGGACCTCGTTCTCGTTGGGTTCGAGGTCGACGTTTGCCTTGATGAACAGGATGTAGTCGACTGCAACTTTGGCGTTAGATGCCGCTTGCTCGCTCAAAAAGTCTCCACCATCCaactcggcggcggtcgcTCACCTTCATGCTCTCCCCACTTGCCATCGCTGGGAGCCTTGTAGTGGATGCGCGTGAGGAAGCGAAACTTTTCCATCGGCACCTGCTCCTTcttgatgccgagctcgtGGTTCAGCTTGCGCTGGGCCGCACGCTTGgccccctcgacggcgtcggggagTGTCGAGCCCGTCTCGCCCGAGACGGCCAGCGGGTGCGAGCAGCACGTGTTGGTCCACATGTCGGGAAAGGTAATCTTCTCGCTCGCACgctgctggaggaggagctcgttCTTGTCGTTGAAGAGAAAGACGGAAAAGGCGCGGTGGAGGAGGCCCTTGTTGATGTTGGTCATGAGGTGGCCTGAAGGAATACGTCAGTCGGCCgcggccatcgtcatcgccgagcgGCAAGGGTCCGCACAAGTCTTCTTGCTGGCCTTTCCGACCGGTGCATCGTTCTCGTCCGTGACGATGCAAACCTCGTCCATCAGCCGAatctgctcctcgtcgtagCCGGAGAGCACGTCGTTGTTGGTGTCGATATCGGGGAAGAGCCGGAGgatcgtctcggccgtcatgggctggagccccgtcgtcgtcgttgtcgtcgtcgacgacatggtGGATAGCCTTGTACGGTATTTCTATCTCGACGGGTCTTTTCTCGTTGGAGGCAGCGGAGGATGGGTGAAAGTCGATGAGGTCAGTAGCGTGGTGATGATGCTAAATATTCCCAGTTTACATGTTTTGCTGCTCGGGTCACCCCTAAACTAGGCCCCTCATCGGCAACACCTCGCCAGGGCTCATCCCCACCAGGCTTGAATTCCAGCAGCGCTTAGTCCTCACTAACGCACCAGTAACAATGCGTACGAGTCGTAACATCAGGTACCAAATATTCGCTGAGTCAGCGAGCAGACCTACCGTCATAGCACTGACGTTGCCCGGTAATGCACCGCCGATAGGTGCCTAAGTACtaacgtacagtacagtactgtacttgttgaCTAACCTTGGTATGGTGGTAACGGTAACGTGTAGCACAGCTACCTAGGCCAGCGGGTTTGCCAGCCAACATCACGACATCACCACCACACACGGCCAAGCCAAACGCACTGCTTTGCCGCGTTCCGCCGGGGTGCCTCACGGTTCCGCTATTGGCAGGCTCACCTCCACTTTTTCCATCGGAATCGATTCTGCTGCCTCCCGTCACCCCTCTCGCTGGGCCGGTGCGATCGccctccccctctcccccttcGAAACCGACGGTTCCCACCATGCCTCCCAAgatcgaggccaaggagatTGAGACGTACTGGAATATCTTCTCCGATCGCACGGGTGGCGGCCAGTACCTCACGGGAGAGCAAGCCGCTCCTGTGCTGAAGAACAGCGGCCTGCGCGATGACCAGCTGGAGCGAGTCTgggacctcgccgacgtcgacaacgATGGCAACCTCGACTTTGAGGAGTTTTGCGTCGGCATGCGCCTCATATTTGACATCTTGAACGGCGTACGTCCGCCTCGACAGCCGGAATGAAAGGCGAAGCGCGGAAGAGCGTGGTGCTGACGGGGCGTCTAGGAATATGTCGACGTGCCCCAATCGCTGCCGGACTGGATGGTGCCCGAGTCCAAGGCTCATCTGGTGCAAGCCAGCCGGGCGATCACGGGCAAGCAAGCACGCTTCGAGCAGGTGGAGGACGACTCGGATGACCAGGGACTCAAGGACGGTTTCGAATGGTACATGAACCCGCAGGACAAATCCAAGTACGAGCAGATCTACCAGGAGAACCGTGACATGCGCGGAGAAGTATCATGTTCGTCCGCCTGCCCCTGCCATCGATGTCATCGTCGGCTAACCGAGTCTCGCCTCGACCCAGTCcacgccctcggcgacctGTACGAGTCTCTCGACGTGCCGGACACGGACGTCCGCTCCGCCTGGAACCTGGTCAACCCGTCGGCCGGGTCGAGCATCAACAAGGACGCCTGCCTCGCTTTCCTGCACATCCTCAACAACCGCCACGAGGGCTTCCGCATCCCGCgctcggtgccggcgtcCCTGCGGTCGAGCTTCGAGAGGAACCAGATCGACTACCAGGTCGACAACCAGCGAAGCGGACCTGCATCCTCGCGATGGGCCACCAAAGCGGACGAAggcacggcgacggggcGCAAGGCCAAGTTTGGCGACCAGTACCTCAcccggctcggccgaggcggcttcaaggccgccggcaccgacttttcgacggagaagacggaggaCTGGGAGGAGGTGCGGCTAAAGCGCCAGCTGCAGGACCTGGATGCCAAGATTCGCAAGGTGGAAGAGATTGCGGAGCGAAGGACGGGCGGGAAGCGCGACGCCAAGCCGGCGCTCGTCAAGCGGGAGCTGGATCAGCTGCTCGAGTACAAGCGCGGCGAGCTGAGGGAGCTGCAGGAGGGCAAAGGCAAGAGCGCGGCAGGAGGGCAGCTCAAAGGCATAGCGGACGACCTGCAAACGGTGCGGGAGCAggtcgagggcctcgaggcGCACTTGCGGTCACGGCAGACGGTGCTGGACGACGTGCGGAGGCAGGTTGAAGCCGAGAAGGCTGGCTAGGGGTGTGATGTGCTTCCAACACTCGACATACTACATACAGCAGGCATTTCATTTCGTACTTTCGCGCCACGCAGACGCCAGACGTTCGAACAGCGTTCCGGGCCAGGCGGCCGCGGGGGGGCATCACCCCTCACATACACCGCACACGGATGCACAGAAGGAGAGGGTGGGAGGGAAAGCACGGTCGCGTAGCAATCACCACATGGTGCCGTTGACATATTTCGCAgtcctctccgtcgccaGGGTGCGGCCCTTGAGAGCCCAGACGAGGAGCGACGGAACGTGGACGCAGCCAACCCTGCCCACGCCCCGCTCTCGGCCGATGGTGCAGAGGAAAACGTCGACGGGGGGGCCCTTGACAACCTGCTGCCGCTTTCCCAGCAGCGCGAGGGTGATGTTTTTGACCACGCCAGCGGCCTAGGGTGAGCCGTCAGCACAGGAACGGGGTTGGGGGTTCTCGTCCTTTGTGCGCGCTCGctcgcttgcttgcttgcttgcttgcttgcttgcttgcttgcttgcttgcttgcttgcttgcttgcttgcttgcttgcttgcttgcttgcttgcttgcttgcttgcttgcttgcttgcttgcttgcttgacggacggacggacggacgggccGGGGCGTACCTGGGCCTCAGTGAAGAGGAGTCCGGCTCGTGGCTTCGAAACGACGTCACCAACGGCCCACATGTCTTCGGCGCCGCGGACGCGCATGCActcgtcgacatcgacgtAGTGACTCGGCGTGAGGAGCTCCGTGGGCAAGAACTTGGTGTTGGGGACAAGGCCTACGGTGGGCATGTAGTAGTCGGTCAAGagctcgtcaccgtcggagAGCGTCACGAGCGTCTTGCCGTCGGGCCGCTTCGAGTCGGTCTCGAGGGCCTTGACGCCTTTcctgacgtcgacgccaagcTTCGCAAGCTCCCGCTCAACCGAGGCGGCTGAGGGATCACCGCCGACAAGGGTCTCGCCGGCGTGGAGTAAAACGACGCGCTTGGCGCGGTAGTGATACTTGATCTCGGCAGCCAGCTCGACACCGGTCGGGCCGccaccggcgacgacgacgctcgacgccgcctcgacgcgggaggcggcggtgtGAAGGGTGTCCAGGCACTCCTCGTAGGTGCCGGCAGCCTTCCACGGCATCGTCCCGTCACTGGGATTCGCgccggtggcgaggacgaggtagTCGTAATGGACGTtgcggtcgacgaggtcgggcATCTTCACAACGAGAACCTTGGCGCCGGCGTGAAGGCGcacggcggtgccgacgacaaaCTCGACGCTGTCGTCGGGGTACTGCGCAAGGCCCGGTTCGATGGCTTGGAGAATcgcgtcatcctcgacg of the Drechmeria coniospora strain ARSEF 6962 chromosome 01, whole genome shotgun sequence genome contains:
- a CDS encoding apoptosis-inducing factor, encoding MAKKVVVVVGASLGGLAVTHRLLKDTLPHEPDLRVNSHFYWNIASVRAVVPGAVEDDAILQAIEPGLAQYPDDSVEFVVGTAVRLHAGAKVLVVKMPDLVDRNVHYDYLVLATGANPSDGTMPWKAAGTYEECLDTLHTAASRVEAASSVVVAGGGPTGVELAAEIKYHYRAKRVVLLHAGETLVGGDPSAASVERELAKLGVDVRKGVKALETDSKRPDGKTLVTLSDGDELLTDYYMPTVGLVPNTKFLPTELLTPSHYVDVDECMRVRGAEDMWAVGDVVSKPRAGLLFTEAQAAGVVKNITLALLGKRQQVVKGPPVDVFLCTIGRERGVGRVGCVHVPSLLVWALKGRTLATERTAKYVNGTMW
- a CDS encoding Replication factor A protein 2, yielding MSAYGGQSKPAYGAQGGDDAGGFFAGGSQQGSQSAAGGKAYQDESLRPVTIKQILEAEEAFSGADFKIDGSPVTQITFVGQVRSVNPQPTNITFKIDDGTGQVEVKKWIDADKQDEPDPGFELDSYVRVWGRLKSFSNKRHVGAHVIRPVADFNEVNYHLLEASYVHLFFTKGPLGGAAANGDSMFVDGGNGAAASMAPQSNGKLSGCTALGKKIFNFINDTPGGNEGMHLNVITNGTGLSVRDVLTGADELLGQGLIYTTVDDETWAILEY
- a CDS encoding isopentenyl-diphosphate delta-isomerase, whose protein sequence is MSSTTTTTTTGLQPMTAETILRLFPDIDTNNDVLSGYDEEQIRLMDEVCIVTDENDAPVGKASKKTCHLMTNINKGLLHRAFSVFLFNDKNELLLQQRASEKITFPDMWTNTCCSHPLAVSGETGSTLPDAVEGAKRAAQRKLNHELGIKKEQVPMEKFRFLTRIHYKAPSDGKWGEHEVDYILFIKANVDLEPNENEVQATQYVSADKLKQLFGNPSLKFTPWFKLICNSMLFEWWEHLDEGLEKYTNEQEIRRML
- a CDS encoding putative SAGA protein, translated to MPPKIEAKEIETYWNIFSDRTGGGQYLTGEQAAPVLKNSGLRDDQLERVWDLADVDNDGNLDFEEFCVGMRLIFDILNGEYVDVPQSLPDWMVPESKAHLVQASRAITGKQARFEQVEDDSDDQGLKDGFEWYMNPQDKSKYEQIYQENRDMRGEVSCSSACPCHRCHRRLTESRLDPVHALGDLYESLDVPDTDVRSAWNLVNPSAGSSINKDACLAFLHILNNRHEGFRIPRSVPASLRSSFERNQIDYQVDNQRSGPASSRWATKADEGTATGRKAKFGDQYLTRLGRGGFKAAGTDFSTEKTEDWEEVRLKRQLQDLDAKIRKVEEIAERRTGGKRDAKPALVKRELDQLLEYKRGELRELQEGKGKSAAGGQLKGIADDLQTVREQVEGLEAHLRSRQTVLDDVRRQVEAEKAG
- a CDS encoding ATP-dependent protease La — protein: MGRPQTASLPVVPLARGALLLPGLVQRIPVDAGRPDIPALLAQVYERAAANGPDGRIDGVPIACVPLSSPLLGPTGQLLVNNGDEADGSQTDNVNPGTAGRGDIFGFGVAAKVVGIDGRGGGEFALRVEGTTRVRVDRILRDRPFFEAKVTYFNDSVDVADKQLQDLFGLLKLRSRELVTILRISSLLPRAKGGPVLSPGLTKRLEMLIMRREIKEAGLLADFMANLVEATHEEKLGVLAALDVKVRMTKVIELLERQVGGIKNNFKITTFTSVPVQILDRLHENQSRKLPSTVQVPGMTFVPGAGQQPPGNDANDDQDANELDELKGKLQAAQLPPEVAKSVDRELRRLKKMMPMNQEYQVTRNWLETLSEIPWAVTTDERLGPETLTKARKQLDDDHYGLDKVKKRLVEYLAVLRLKQSVNDAVDEKIRRAEAEAEAASSAKVDAADAPSTLEPPTEPSSASGSSASSSAPDAHAAKVEILKSQRMMDRSPIMLLVGPPGVGKTSLAKSVATALGRKFHRISLGGVRDEAEIRGHRRTYVAAMPGLIVQGLRKVAVANPVFLLDEIDKIGAASVHGDPSAAMLEVLDPEQNHTFHDHYVGMPLDLSKILFIATANTLDSIPPPLLDRMEMIYLPGYTTLEKRHIAMQHLVPKQIRVNGLAEDQLAFNQDVVSKIIESYTRESGVRNLEREIGSVCRAKAVEFAEARDGDRLDLYRTRLTVDDVEKILGIEKFEEEIAEKTSRPGIVTGLVAYSSGGNGSILFIEVADMPGNGRVQLTGKLGDVLKESVEVALTWVKAHAFELGLTAEPTTDIMKERSIHVHCPSGAIPKDGPSSGVGQAVALISLFSGKPVPPTMAMTGEITLRGRVTGVGGIKEKLIGALRAGVKTVLLPSQNRKDVKDLPQEVKDGLHIIHVSHIWEAIRVVWPDSHWAADSNTSGIESRL